Proteins from one Cydia fagiglandana chromosome 13, ilCydFagi1.1, whole genome shotgun sequence genomic window:
- the LOC134669872 gene encoding uncharacterized protein LOC134669872 — protein sequence MIKFLYLLSVIAFYIIKDIECSNIYDALRNYYDSDIHTQFEKEWKQYRHAFENEIASSLQQNFGSKALNIYEPDRHDAHYLAGGFHLTDGVVMVYFFEMVLRELPALIGPKLNLDLPSNYVKVESKVDRMFIDTTYYVARNSSSVIYASPDDQKDLSPFSLQQVDNFGRVVIVVEDCSLSGISIATMNGDSVNMGHSSFMLSNCKFTVEISTPNSGAPPVIAPYFPKGPKEKLEIVISKPIREELHTKLQGAMYSYINTTVVLGSKVSNFRNSQHQLFKSYAEFMTDYVAKVNQKTLTANKGHVNLANYEILMNTETDKAKWQCHMALKDVMLYGLDTAYVARSGGPYKDGSEPNTAADAVTFSSIQIHGKVSHDDDGKGSTTHDFAAELTDITVNIIIDIQKGRTELRDILLTGWRSLEFSIIPWETQYTDRHGYQSLVYGHMLNELPVRIKDHLTSILGAPIDGNKQGDDDNNYDDGGDGDGGDGDGGDVAGNEEEGRDENGGVDDNDDSGDNTAKEKQLNNKDEFFSDGLDENFFSDEEFFSDDVLDENFFSDDNLENDFLSEFETDGKKDNVEDNEVLGGGEPSENSED from the exons ATGATCAAATTTCTATACTTGCTTTCAGTAATAGcattttatataataaaagATATCGAATGTTCGAATATATATGATGCACTACGAAACTACTACGATAGTG ATATACACACACAGTTTGAAAAGGAATGGAAGCAATATAGGCATGCTTTTGAAAACGAAATTGCATCG AGTCTGCAGCAAAACTTCGGTTCCAAAGCTCTAAATATCTACGAGCCGGATAGGCACGATGCACACTACCTTGCAGGAGGCTTCCATCTAACAGACGGCGTGGTGATGGT ATATTTCTTTGAAATGGTATTAAGAGAACTGCCAGCTCTGATAGGACCGAAGCTGAATTTAGACCTGCCCTCTAACTACGTGAAGGTGGAGTCGAAAGTAGATCGCATGTTTATAGACACGACATACTACGTAGCGAGGAATTCCTCCTCTGTGATATACGCCAGTCCAGATGACCAGAAAGACCTCTCACCCTTCAGCTTACAGCAGGTCGACAACTTCGGAAGAGTGGT AATAGTAGTCGAAGACTGTTCACTATCCGGTATTTCGATAGCAACCATGAACGGGGACTCTGTCAACATGGGACACAGCAGTTTCATGCTCAGCAATTGCAAGTTTACGGTCGAG ATATCAACACCTAACTCAGGAGCACCGCCAGTGATTGCGCCATATTTCCCTAAGGGGCCAA AGGAAAAGCTGGAAATTGTTATTTCGAAGCCCATTCGCGAGGAATTGCATACAAAGCTGCAGGGAGCTATGTATAGCTACATCAACACTACTGTTGTGCTCGGAAGCAAAGTGTCCAACTTCAG AAATAGTCAACACCAACTGTTTAAAAGCTACGCTGAGTTTATGACGGACTACGTTGCAAAAGTAAATCAAAAGACGTTGACAGCGAACAAAGGACATGTCAACCTGGCGAATTACGAAATTCTCATGAACACAGAA ACGGACAAGGCAAAATGGCAGTGCCACATGGCTCTGAAAGACGTGATGTTGTACGGACTCGACACAGCTTACGTGGCGCGCTCTGGAGGGCCTTATAAAGACGGCTCGGAGCCTAATACCGCGGCTGATGCAGTCACCTTCAGTTCCATACAG ATACATGGTAAAGTTAGCCATGATGACGATGGCAAAGGAAGTACGACGCATGATTTTGCTGCCGAACTGACGGACATCACTGTGAACATTATTATCGACATACAGAAAGGACGGACCGAGTTACGAGATATTCTTTTGACGGGTTGGAG GTCCTTGGAGTTCTCAATCATCCCGTGGGAAACACAATATACAGATCGGCACGGATATCAATCGTTGGTGTATGGTCATATGCTGAACGAGTTACCAGTACGAATTAAAGATCACTTGACAAGTATATTAGGTGCACCCATCGATGGAAATAAGCAAGGCGACGATGACAACAACTATGATGATGGTGGTGATGGTGATGGTGGTGATGGTGATGGCGGTGATGTTGCTGGTAATGAAGAAGAGGGAAGGGATGAAAATGGAGGTGTAGATGACAATGACGATTCTGGAGATAACACTGCTAAAGAAAAGCAATTGAATAATAAAGATGAATTCTTCTCTGATGGTCTGGACGAGAATTTCTTCTCGGATGAAGAGTTCTTTTCTGACGATGTTCTTGATGAAAATTTCTTCAGTGACgataatttagaaaatgattTTCTGTCAGAATTTGAAACTGATGGCAAAAAAGATAATGTTGAAGACAATGAAGTATTGGGTGGTGGAGAGCCTAGTGAAAATAGTGAAGAT
- the LOC134669777 gene encoding uncharacterized protein LOC134669777 isoform X2, which yields MISQDGFNKLALDGSQLKSVKGDDFLSDDFLDKDFFSDDNLQEDFISDMTAENNEAPLDEAVEDGAEGAAEGEDEGAVEDEDEGAVEDGDEGAVEDDDGKQTNDDVAVDDDTKKKDFLSDEHIQKDFLSEEHIQKDFLSDEHIQKDFFSDGHIEENFFSDDHLEKDFFSDDNTNSQGDVAANGLQSDNGDGGLKESDNAINEDVNDSADIKATPVEDNNDEIADSDRGNNNDEQNAGDTGVKKMWAVDSEEGKPFLDENFFSDDNIERRSMADKSQRYGANNHTDDKHAVTIEGETTKKGNDSSEDIKVLPTNVHNTRRQQNLHMLENEIR from the exons ATGATTTCACAGGATGGTTTCAATAAACTAGCCTTGGATGGTAGTCAACTCAAAAGTGTCAAAGGAGATGACTTCTTATCTGACGACTTTTTAGATAAAGATTTTTTCAGTGACGATAATTTACAGGAAGATTTTATTTCCGACATGACAGCAGAAAACAATGAAGCTCCACTTGATGAAGCGGTTGAAGACGGAGCTGAAGGTGCAGCTGAAGGTGAGGACGAAGGTGCAGTGGAAGATGAGGACGAAG GTGCAGTTGAAGATGGAGACGAAGGTGCAGTTGAAGACGATGATGGAAAACAAACAAACGATGATGTCGCTGTTGATGATGATACTAAAAAGAAAGATTTCTTGTCTGACGAACATATACAAAAAGATTTCTTGTCTGAAGAGCATATACAAAAAGATTTCTTGTCTGACGAACATATACAAAAAGATTTCTTTTCTGATGGTCATATAGAGGAAAACTTTTTTTCTGATGATCATTTAGAAAAGGATTTTTTTTCCGACGATAATACGAACTCCCAGGGAGATGTTGCTGCTAATGGCCTTCAGAGTGACAATGGCGATGGAGGATTGAAAGAATCTGACAATGCTATTAATGAAGACGTAAATGACAGTGCTGATATTAAGGCTACTCCTGTTGAAGACAATAATGACGAAATTGCAGACAGCGATCGTGGAAATAACAATGATGAACAGAACGCTGGCGACACAGGTGTAAAAAAGATGTGGGCTGTCGATTCTGAGGAGGGTAAGCCCTTTTTAGATGAAAATTTCTTTAGTGATGATAACATCGAGAGACGTTCGATGGCAGATAAGTCACAAAGATACGGTGCAAATAATCATACCGACGATAAACATGCTGTCACAATTGAAGGTGAAACTACTAAAAAAGGAAATGACTCCTCGGAGGACATAAAGGTTCTGCCAACCAACGTACATAACACTCGTCGACAGCAAAATCTGCATATGTTAGAAAATGAGATCCGTTGA
- the LOC134669777 gene encoding uncharacterized protein DDB_G0290685-like isoform X1 → MISQDGFNKLALDGSQLKSVKGDDFLSDDFLDKDFFSDDNLQEDFISDMTAENNEAPLDEAVEDGAEGAAEGEDEGAVEDGDEGAVEDGDEGAVEDDDGKQTNDDVAVDDDTKKKDFLSDEHIQKDFLSEEHIQKDFLSDEHIQKDFFSDGHIEENFFSDDHLEKDFFSDDNTNSQGDVAANGLQSDNGDGGLKESDNAINEDVNDSADIKATPVEDNNDEIADSDRGNNNDEQNAGDTGVKKMWAVDSEEGKPFLDENFFSDDNIERRSMADKSQRYGANNHTDDKHAVTIEGETTKKGNDSSEDIKVLPTNVHNTRRQQNLHMLENEIR, encoded by the exons ATGATTTCACAGGATGGTTTCAATAAACTAGCCTTGGATGGTAGTCAACTCAAAAGTGTCAAAGGAGATGACTTCTTATCTGACGACTTTTTAGATAAAGATTTTTTCAGTGACGATAATTTACAGGAAGATTTTATTTCCGACATGACAGCAGAAAACAATGAAGCTCCACTTGATGAAGCGGTTGAAGACGGAGCTGAAGGTGCAGCTGAAGGTGAGGACGAAG GTGCAGTGGAAGATGGAGACGAAGGTGCAGTTGAAGATGGAGACGAAGGTGCAGTTGAAGACGATGATGGAAAACAAACAAACGATGATGTCGCTGTTGATGATGATACTAAAAAGAAAGATTTCTTGTCTGACGAACATATACAAAAAGATTTCTTGTCTGAAGAGCATATACAAAAAGATTTCTTGTCTGACGAACATATACAAAAAGATTTCTTTTCTGATGGTCATATAGAGGAAAACTTTTTTTCTGATGATCATTTAGAAAAGGATTTTTTTTCCGACGATAATACGAACTCCCAGGGAGATGTTGCTGCTAATGGCCTTCAGAGTGACAATGGCGATGGAGGATTGAAAGAATCTGACAATGCTATTAATGAAGACGTAAATGACAGTGCTGATATTAAGGCTACTCCTGTTGAAGACAATAATGACGAAATTGCAGACAGCGATCGTGGAAATAACAATGATGAACAGAACGCTGGCGACACAGGTGTAAAAAAGATGTGGGCTGTCGATTCTGAGGAGGGTAAGCCCTTTTTAGATGAAAATTTCTTTAGTGATGATAACATCGAGAGACGTTCGATGGCAGATAAGTCACAAAGATACGGTGCAAATAATCATACCGACGATAAACATGCTGTCACAATTGAAGGTGAAACTACTAAAAAAGGAAATGACTCCTCGGAGGACATAAAGGTTCTGCCAACCAACGTACATAACACTCGTCGACAGCAAAATCTGCATATGTTAGAAAATGAGATCCGTTGA